From Herbiconiux flava, one genomic window encodes:
- a CDS encoding response regulator transcription factor — MDTHGERRVAVIIEDDADIRHLLETVLTQAGFEVIATGNGLDGVQAVRAYDPMVTTLDVSMPGIDGFEAAKRIRTFSNTYLVMLTARDEEIDTLQGLEAGADDYLTKPFRPRELRARVEAMMRRPRQVLAVDGSGPVAPVAVQAPVAAPVQAPAAAPFAAPAPAVAEPQYTPAATVQAVAPQPVAAEAAPAQPVVAKSYDREDGWLDHNGLYVNSEMRLAEKEGRSIDLTRSEFDLLNALMESQRRVRSKADLALLLRGESYVTAHFVSEADKRAIEVHMANLRRKLADSITTPRWIETVRGVGYRLAASDND, encoded by the coding sequence ATGGACACACATGGGGAACGTCGCGTCGCCGTCATCATCGAGGACGACGCCGACATCAGGCATCTGCTCGAGACAGTGCTGACCCAGGCCGGGTTCGAGGTCATCGCGACCGGGAACGGCCTCGACGGGGTGCAGGCGGTCCGCGCCTACGACCCCATGGTCACGACCCTCGACGTCAGCATGCCGGGCATCGACGGGTTCGAGGCCGCCAAGCGCATCCGCACGTTCAGCAACACCTACCTCGTCATGCTCACCGCGCGCGACGAGGAGATCGACACGCTGCAGGGTCTCGAGGCCGGCGCCGACGACTATCTCACGAAGCCCTTCCGCCCCCGTGAGCTGCGCGCCCGCGTCGAGGCGATGATGCGCCGCCCCCGCCAGGTGCTCGCGGTCGACGGCTCCGGCCCGGTCGCGCCGGTCGCCGTGCAGGCGCCCGTCGCCGCGCCCGTGCAGGCTCCGGCCGCCGCCCCGTTCGCCGCCCCGGCCCCCGCCGTGGCCGAGCCCCAGTACACGCCGGCCGCGACCGTGCAGGCCGTCGCTCCGCAGCCCGTCGCCGCCGAGGCCGCTCCCGCCCAGCCCGTGGTCGCCAAGAGCTACGACCGCGAAGACGGCTGGCTCGACCACAACGGCCTCTACGTCAACTCCGAGATGCGACTGGCCGAGAAGGAGGGCCGGTCGATCGATCTCACGCGCAGCGAGTTCGACCTGCTGAACGCCCTGATGGAGAGCCAGCGCCGGGTGCGCAGCAAGGCCGACCTGGCGCTGCTCCTGCGCGGCGAGAGCTACGTCACCGCCCACTTCGTGAGCGAGGCCGACAAGCGGGCCATCGAGGTGCACATGGCGAACCTGCGGCGCAAGCTCGCCGACAGCATCACCACGCCGCGCTGGATCGAGACCGTCCGCGGCGTCGGCTACCGGCTGGCGGCCTCCGACAACGACTGA
- a CDS encoding glycoside hydrolase family 6 protein, which yields MSTRGVARPVLPRIGLIVAVLAILAVLIGMVVGVGAILSQGGIASGNPFAGTALYADPASKAATAADEATEAGDSDDAAVFTRIAEVPTAIWLTPEKHPIGEVGGYVSDLVTAAAKLGQVPLFTVYGIPNRDCGNFSSGGLTVEEYPVWIDEIATSLDDSDSIIILEPDALALADECDNVEERLGEVSASVDALVAAGLTVYIDAGHSNWGPPADMADLLNRAGVDRARGFSTNVSNYNNTDREQYYANTISTLTNGAHYVIDTGRNGNGSTGEWCNPAGRALGAEPSASPSGSAQDAGLWIKPPGESDGECNGGPAAGEWWDENALELAADAAR from the coding sequence TCGGCGCCATCCTGTCGCAGGGCGGCATCGCCTCGGGCAACCCGTTCGCCGGCACCGCGCTCTACGCCGACCCCGCGTCGAAGGCCGCCACCGCGGCCGACGAGGCCACCGAGGCGGGCGACAGCGACGACGCCGCCGTGTTCACGCGCATCGCCGAGGTGCCCACCGCCATCTGGCTCACCCCTGAGAAGCACCCGATCGGCGAGGTCGGCGGCTACGTCTCCGATCTCGTGACGGCGGCCGCGAAGCTCGGCCAGGTGCCGCTGTTCACGGTCTACGGCATCCCGAACCGCGACTGCGGCAACTTCTCCAGCGGTGGACTGACCGTCGAGGAGTACCCGGTGTGGATCGACGAGATCGCCACCTCGCTCGACGACAGCGACTCGATCATCATCCTCGAGCCCGACGCGCTCGCGCTCGCCGACGAGTGCGACAACGTCGAGGAGCGGCTCGGCGAGGTCAGCGCCTCGGTCGACGCCCTCGTCGCCGCCGGCCTCACCGTGTACATCGACGCCGGCCACTCCAACTGGGGCCCGCCCGCCGACATGGCCGATCTGCTCAACCGGGCGGGCGTCGACCGGGCGCGCGGATTCTCGACCAACGTCTCGAACTACAACAACACCGATCGCGAGCAGTACTACGCGAACACCATCTCCACCCTCACGAACGGCGCACACTACGTGATCGACACCGGCCGGAACGGCAACGGATCGACGGGGGAGTGGTGCAACCCCGCGGGCCGCGCCCTGGGTGCCGAGCCGTCGGCCAGCCCCTCCGGTTCGGCGCAGGACGCCGGCCTGTGGATCAAGCCGCCCGGCGAGAGCGACGGCGAGTGCAACGGCGGCCCCGCGGCCGGCGAGTGGTGGGACGAGAACGCGCTCGAGCTCGCGGCCGACGCCGCCCGCTGA